One part of the Osmerus mordax isolate fOsmMor3 chromosome 18, fOsmMor3.pri, whole genome shotgun sequence genome encodes these proteins:
- the cica gene encoding protein capicua homolog isoform X5, producing MKPIKSQGRRSPPSTRAKGGKRRGVGGDSLDGGEKRDSDENRDHAPSPRGHTSPDSSQEEPILSQSMGHAHREECGNVSEEHPRTLGTHNDSSSGGSSTASANNSPNPASSRKTATFKARVPKKKYTSEHCAIAVGNPSTPPLQQNSTGSTVGGVHGSMVGRQSSSSSSSSSSSGSASMTGESGVQCRDSRGAGEEYPILSRVPQGIASDLPALERGRGADREREAPPPSPVVRCSSTDTASEHSADLEVSDPRPHPADIRPQHTPPGPAPGAHTLMHAPRSLPEALAETLAKGLKNQRVLARQACAKAGETGDEVERRRGEGEAAMDFVFRAGVVRRVSGEHGSLEVQLNGEKGLCRYPFCEGPREEPVDIVLDAPPPGSQPVAIGTGVCVPFGSGAAEDLGEPQRQWYREGVITQVDSHPAVAYPYRVLLCEDRRAPSGGEDGVSRAAAGTTQAVWVSRQSLRLLVPPWDLDLPGGGETGPEGDGERGMEREDREEMDVEQELCRLSRGMAPGMGSVLGRGGLSYPATAPPSSSSSTVSSPVTPASVLSLGPARDWDRDLERERDIQRKQERERERERPKHHPFLPLTPEEDMEVSHFSMVPIGATIPSAKVMGVSQHRPILSKPPPGYLSPHLSVVRGIGTPLGPHLALNPHPPPSPVLLGLDSATVGMGVISTPQLPPLPPISSSSSSSSSRPSQEKTPSASGGGAGSGSSSRSRTPLTAAQQKYKKGDVVCTPTGIRKKFNGKQWRRLCSREGCSKESQRRGYCSRHLSMRTKEMEASGGGVRDRGGASSTGTLTPSDLRLGGGRTSSEFDWDETSRDSSEASSRGGDSRPRLVLPSLLPQDLSRFDFDECEAATMLVSLGSSRSGTPFSPISNQSPFSPTPSPSPSPLFGFRPATFSPIAAPPSLTPRRHRHLSGTKMGTPGSDRERHLSGIVPTFQTNLTFTVPMSPSKRKLDAPPPPLPVSQDYAKPDQLGALVGSEAFHVLSPQSQPTTPSSLSFPRPRSATSRPPSSAASTPPPMLVSPTPPSPLPQEPSPRRLVPLRDSPVIVRNPDVPLAKFSDGPLARRERRSRELSQPPHLSSGLQAPVPINGAATNGAVLLRNPTSTLVLVTSSQSLTPATSHSSPASSGSMAGSALSGTGGRERDRKSGGHQDGIGGVLPQPVACHPSPTALLPLILPAESPHPAPRKDIIMGRPGTVWTNVEPRSVPVFPWHSLVPFLEPSQSAASAHPADSQELVNQSKEPRCAVALVGDGQAAPPDTERGSPSCPPPASDSQPAERGIADSETESDADDPFFPSVSEPPSSTGPMKRRTQSLSALPKDGDRKREKDHIRRPMNAFMIFSKRHRALVHQRHPNQDNRTVSKILGEWWYALGPNEKQKYHDLAFQVKEAHFRAHPDWKWCNKDRRKSLSEGRGTPGAKEARERSMSESTEPPPVSQASEGKAVASGWAGGGAERRVGGLYGGQVPRPRAFSQSAVHNLERQEPETGLEKLCQEGTGSFHSRLPPLSLLQRRTSEDVTSDEERMVICEEEGDDDVMEDSIDLKCKERVTDSEEDEPDGQGGSQTGVHSSLPFSASTQESAAGGSTDSSEKKRKKGMEGGEEGRGGSKRGVEPAGGGGKVGGGQTDSSSGSVLNTLPPPPLGHGINQVLGAVSMAPTIVTNVVRPITSTPIPIVSKPMEGPVALSALPQEKATLLIGGAGGGTITAGVQAQSPVLQSKMLVPMATVRTGSTPPQPISLVAPPLPVQNGIQTGNKIIQIAPMPVVQTNVHPTGAVHTGNPFPVSMATALMAPGSAPPQTVLLSSPATRITYVQSPPGVVSTATVQAPPPEPAYLPSPLATLGFTAIAPAGHTLVQPIVAGQPPMLAPAPPRSANGSCPSQPPGSASMGPGANHQFLTAIYPSPNVTLATGVVSMATAPVVATAAALAGVPGALAQPASVCLQGLMPHTLLGEAEPGQDDTGERQRGKEREIKRENLADCTTDVEATAGVKEERGAPRRIKEENTSEDYDSPREKQQTRGDWEREGGWEREVKKESEEGSWEAGRPRERDERSTPDGDSRGGNSKETGPRDSLPRSPLPPPSGLDTPLPPPPCDRDPAPSAKRIKFRPPPLKRTPDSVDKVLSGSYFEERFAELPEFKPEEVLPSPTLQSLATSPRVILGSYRRKRKNSTDLDSSAEDPGSPRRKTRRLSSCSSEPSTPKSATTKCEGEIFTFDRAGAETEDVLGELDRVPFSSLRRTLDQRRALVMQLFHEHGFFPSAQATAAFQARYSDTFPTKVCLQLKIREVRQKIMQTATPGTADLGGPTGVAATGNDPASAGALGSANPQAREDIGAEPGERRRSPEEPRSEA from the exons ATGAAGCCCATCAAGAGTCAAGGCAGGCGCTCCCCGCCCTCCACCAGGGccaagggggggaagaggagaggggtggggggcgacAGCCTGGACGGGGGCGAGAAGAGAGACTCGGACGAAAACAGAGACCATGCACCCTCCCCCAGGGGCCACACCTCCCCAGATTCCTCTCAGGAGGAGCCTATTTTGTCGCAGTCCATGGGCCATGCCCACCGAGAGGAGTGTGGGAATGTGTCCGAGGAGCATCCAAGGACCCTGGGAACACACAACGACAGCAGCAGTGGCGGTAGCAGCACGGCTAGCGCCAACAACAGCCCTAACCCCGCCTCCAGCCGCAAGACCGCCACCTTCAAGGCCCGCGTTCCCAAGAAGAAGTACACGTCGGAGCACTGTGCCATCGCCGTCGGCAACCCCAGCACGCCACCCCTGCAGCAGAACAGCACCGGCAGCACTGTGGGTGGAGTCCACGGCAGTATGGTGGGCCGACAGTCTTCATCATCCTCgtcgtcatcctcctcctcaggttCGGCTTCgatgacaggagagagtggggtacagtgcagagacagcaggggggcaggagaggaataCCCCATCCTCAGCAGAGTCCCTCAGGGCATTGCCTCTGACCTCCCAgccctggagagggggagaggggcagacagggagcgagaggcgcccccccccagccctgtggtGCGATGCTCCTCCACGGACACGGCCAGCGAGCACTCTGCCGACCTGGAGGTCAGTGACCCGCGGCCCCACCCCGCCGACATacgcccccaacacacacccccagGGCCCGCCCCCGGggctcacacactcatgcatgccCCCCGGAGCCTGCCAGAGGCCCTGGCCGAGACCCTGGCCAAGGGGCTGAAGAACCAACGCGTCTTGGCTCGGCAGGCGTGCGCGAAGGCAGGGGAGACGGGCGATGAGGTGGAgcggcggaggggggagggcgaggcCGCCATGGACTTCGTGTTCCGAGCGGGCGTCGTGCGGAGGGTGAGCGGCGAGCATGGCAGCCTGGAGGTTCAGCTGAATGGCGAGAAGGGCCTGTGCCGCTACCCGTTCTGCGAGGGCCCGCGAGAGGAGCCTGTAGACATCGTCCTGGATGCCCCGCCCCCAGGCTCCCAGCCCGTAGCCATCGGCACTGGCGTGTGCGTTCCATTCGGAAGCGGGGCCGCTGAGGACCTCGGCGAGCCGCAGAGGCAGTGGTACCGGGAGGGTGTGATCACCCAGGTGGACAGCCACCCCGCCGTGGCATACCCCTACCGCGTGCTGCTGTGCGAGGACAGGAGAGCGCCCTCCGGTGGCGAGGACGGGGTCAGTAGGGCCGCCGCGGGCACCACGCAGGCCGTGTGGGTCTCCCGACAGAGCCTGCGTCTGCTGGTGCCCCCCTGGGACCTGGACCTGCCCGGGGGCGGGGAAACAGGGCCGGAGggcgacggagagagggggatggagagggaggacagggaggagatggacgTGGAGCAGGAGCTGTGTCGTCTGAGTCGAGGGATGGCGCCGGGCATGGGGTCTGTGTTGGGGCGTGGCGGGCTTTCCTACCCTGCCACAGCtccgccttcctcctcctcctccaccgtcAGCTCCCCTGTGACCCCCGCCTCTGTGCTCAGCCTGGGGCCCGCCAGAGACTGGGACagggacctggagagagagagggacatccagaggaaacaggagagagagagggagcgagagaggcccAAACaccatcccttccttcctctcacccCCGAAGAAGACATGGAGGTGTCCCACTTCAGCATGGTGCCAATTGGGGCAACCATACCAAGCGCCAAGGTCATGGGGGTGTCCCAGCACCGACCCATCCTCTCCAAGCCCCCCCCAGGCTACCTCAGCCCCCACCTCTCTGTGGTGCGAGGCATCGGGACTCCCCTGGGCCCCCACCTGGCCCTCAAcccgcacccccctccctccccagtgctTCTAGGCCTGGATTCTGCCACGGTGGGAATGGGGGTCATCTCtaccccccagctcccccctctcccccctatttcctcctcctcctcctcctcctcctccagaccctcccaggAGAAGACTCCCTCGGCCTCcggcgggggggcggggtcgGGGTCGTCTTCGCGCTCCCGGACACCTCTGACGGCCGCCCAGCAGAAGTACAAGAAGGGCGACGTTGTGTGCACGCCCACGGGCATCCGCAAGAAGTTCAACGGCAAACAGTGGAGGCGCCTGTGCTCCCGCGAGGGCTGCTCCAAGGAGTCCCAGCGCCGGGGCTACTGCTCCAGACACCTCTCCATGAGGACCAAGGAGATGGAGGCCAGCGGAGGGGGGGTCCGCGACCGCGGCGGGGCCAGCAGCACCggcaccctcaccccctcagacCTGCGGCTCGGAGGGGGCAGGACCAGCTCCGAGTTTGACTGGGACGAGACGTCGAGGGACAGCAGCGAGGCCAGCAGCAGGGGTGGAGACTCCAGGCCCCGcctcgtcctcccctccctcctgccccaggaCCTGTCTCGCTTCGACTTTGACGAGTGCGAGGCGGCGACCATGTTGGTTTCCCTGGGAAGCTCTCGCTCCGggacccccttctcccccatatCCAACCAGTCGCcattctcccccaccccctcgccctccccttcccctctctttggCTTCCGCCCTGCCACCTTCAGCCCCATCGCTGCTCCGCCCTCCCTTACCCCGAGGCGTCACCGCCACCTCAGCGGCACCAAGATGGGCACCCCCGGCTCGGACCGCGAGCGTCACCTGTCGGGCATCGTGCCCACCTTCCAGACCAACCTTACCTTCACAGTGCCCATGAGCCCCAGCAAGCGCAAGCTGGAcgctccccctccgcccctgcCCGTGTCCCAGGACTACGCCAAGCCAGACCAGCTGGGGGCGCTGGTGGGCAGCGAGGCCTTCCAcgtcctctccccccagagccagcccaccaccccttcctccctctccttcccccgtcCCCGCAGTGCCACCagccgccccccctcctccgccgcctccaccccccctcccatgcTGGTGTCCCCCACTCCGCCCTCGCCCCTCCCACAGGAGCCCAGCCCCCGTCGCCTCGTGCCCCTCCGGGACTCCCCCGTCATCGTCAGGAACCCGGACGTCCCCCTGGCTAAGTTCTCCGACGGCCCCCTGGCGAGGAGGGAGCGACGGAGCCGCGAGCTGAGCCAGCCCCCCCACCTGTCCTCCGGCCTTCAGGCGCCCGTCCCCATCAACGGCGCCGCCACCAACGGCGCCGTGCTCCTCCGAAACCCCACCTCCACGCTGGTCCTCGTCACCTCCTCCCAGTCACTCACGCCTGCGACCTCCCACTCCAGCCCCGCCTCCAGCGGCTCCATGGCAGGCTCCGCCCTCTCCGGCAccgggggcagggagagagacaggaagtcagggggGCACCAAGATGGCATTGGGGGGGTGCTTCCCCAGCCGGTGGCatgccacccctcccccacggcTCTGCTGCCCCTCATCCTGCCCGCTGAGTCACCTCATCCCGCCCCTCGCAAGGACATCATCATGGGACGCCCGGGCACAG TTTGGACCAATGTGGAGCCCCGGTCAGTCCCTGTGTTCCCCTGGCATTCATTGGTTCCTTTCCTGGAGCCCAGCCAATCGGCTGCTTCTGCCCACCCTGCTGATAGCCAAGAGCTTGTCAATCAAAGCAAAG AGCCTCGTTGTGCCGTGGCCCTGGTGGGTGATGGGCAGGCGGCTCCACCAGACACAGAGCGGGGATCTCCCTCATGCCCGCCTCCCGCAAGCGACAGCCAACCAGCAGAGAGGGGCATAGCTGAcagcgagacagagagtgacGCAGATGACCC GTTCTTCCCAAGTGTGTCAGAACCTCCGTCCTCTACTGGTCCTATGAAGCGCAGAACACAGTCCTTGAGTGCGCTGCCCAAAGACGGAGACAGGAAG aGGGAAAAGGACCACATTCGGCGGCCAATGAACGCGTTCATGATCTTCAGCAAGCGCCACCGCGCTCTGGTCCACCAGCGGCACCCCAACCAGGACAACCGCACGGTCAGCAAGATCCTGGGGGAGTGGTGGTACGCCCTGGGGCCCAACGAGAAGCAGAAGTACCACGACCTGGCCTTCCAG GTGAAGGAGGCCCATTTCAGGGCTCACCCAGACTGGAAGTGGTGTAACAAGGACAGGAGGAAGTCTCTGTCTGAGGGGCGGGGCACCCCGGGGGCCAAGGAGGCCCGCGAGAGGAGCATGTCTGAaagcacag agccCCCTCCTGTATCCCAGGCGTCAGAGGGAAAGGCCGTGGCCTcaggctgggccggtggtggggCTGAGCGGCGAGTGGGCGGCCTCTACGGAGGCCAGGTGCCACGCCCCCGAGCTTTCTCCCAGAGCGCAGTTCACaacctggagagacaggagccAGAGACAGGCCTGGAGAAG ttgTGTCAGGAAGGGACAGGGTCATTCCATAgccgtctccctcccctctctctgttgcaGCGCAGGACTAGCGAGGACGTAACCAGCGACGAGGAGCGCATGGTCATCTGTGAAGAAGAAGgggatgatgatgtcatgg agGATTCCATAGACCTGAAGTGCAAGGAGAGAGTGACTGACAGTGAGGAGGATGAGCCTGATGGACAG gGTGGCAGCCAGACAGgggtccactcctccctccccttctccgcCTCCACCCAGGAGAGCGCTGCGGGGGGCAGCACAGACAGCtctgagaagaagaggaagaaagggatggagggaggggaggaagggaggggaggatctAAAAGAGGAGTCGAGccggcgggaggaggaggaaaagtagGAGGGGGGCAGACTGACTCCTCCTCTGGGTCAGTCCTGAACacgctgcccccccctcctctgggacATGGTATCAACCAGGTGCTGGGTGCTGTCTCCATGGCCCCCACCATTGTGACCAATGTGGTACGACCCATAACCAGCACGCCCATCCCAATCGTCAGCAAGCCAATGGAAGGACCCGTGGCTCTCAGCGCACTCCCCCAAGAGAAAGCCACACTTCTtattggaggagcaggaggcgggACAATCACAGCAGGGG TCCAAGCACAGTCTCCAGTCTTGCAGAGCAAGATGCTGGTTCCCATGGCAACAGTGAGAACAGGTTCTACTCCTCCTCAACCTATTTCCCTGGTggccccgccccttcctgtGCAGAATGGCATCCAGACAGGAAACAAG ATAATCCAGATAGCTCCCATGCCAGTGGTCCAGACCAACGTCCATCCCACTGGAGCAGTGCACACTGGGAACCCATTccctgtttccatggcaacggCGCTGATGGCGCCGGGCTCCGCCCCGCCTCAGACAGTGCTGCTGAGCTCGCCCGCGACGAG gATCACCTATGTTCAGTCCCCCCCTGGGGTGGTCTCCACGGCAACCGTCCAAGCCCCCCCTCCAGAGCCCGCCTACCTGCCATCTCCCCTGGCAACGCTGGGCTTCACTGCCATCGCCCCAGCAGGCCATACACTGGTTCAGCCAATCGTAGCAGGCCAGCCTCCCATgctagccccagcccctccccggTCAGCCAACGGCAGCTGTCCGTCACAACCTCCCGGCTCCGCCTCCATGGGTCCAGGAGCCAATCACCAGTTTCTCACTGCCATTTACCCCTCCCCGAACGTCACTCTGGCGACTGGAGTAGTTTCTATGGCGACGGCGCCGGTGGTAGCCACAGCCGCCGCTCTGGCTGGTGTGCCGGGGGCGCTGGCACAGCCCGCTAGCGTGTGTCTGCAAGGGCTGatgccacacacactcctgggggAAGCAGAGCCTGGGCAGGAcgacacaggagagaggcagagagggaaggagagggagataaagagggagaacCTGGCCGACTGTACCACTGACGTGGAGGCGACAG CAGGtgtaaaggaggagagaggagccccTCGACGCATCAAAGAGGAGAACACCAGCGAGGACTACGACTCCCCCCGCGAGAAGCAGCAGACCAGGGgcgactgggagagagagggcggctgggagagggaggtgaagaaggagagtGAAGAGGGCAGCTGGGAGGCCGGGAGGCCCAGGGAGAGGGACGAGCGCAGCACACCGGACGGGGACAGCAGAGGAGGCAACAGCAAGGAG acTGGACCCAGggactccctccctcgctcccctctgccccctccctcaggATTGGACACTCCTCTGCCGCCACCTCCCTGTGACCGAGACCCTGCCCCCTCTGCCAAGAGGATCAAGTTCCGCCCACCGCCACTCAAGAGGACCCCTGACTCAGTTGACAA GGTGCTCTCGGGGTCCTACTTTGAGGAGCGCTTTGCCGAGCTGCCCGAGTTCAAGCCCGAGGAGGTGCTGCCCTCCCCCACGCTGCAGAGCCTGGCCACCTCACCCCGCGTCATCCTGGGCAGCTACCGCCGCAAGAGGAAGAACTCCACcg ACCTGGACTCGTCAGCAGAGGACCCAGGCTCCCCCCGGAGGAAGACACGCCGTCTGTCCAGCTGCAGCTCCGAGCCCAGCACTCCCAAAAGCGCCACCACCAAGTGTGAGGGGGAGATCTTCACCTTCGACAGAGCCG gagcaGAAACCGAGGACGTTCTGGGGGAGTTGGACCGGgtccccttctcttccctgaGGAGAACCCTGGACCAGCGCCGCGCTCTGGTCATGCAGCTGTTCCACGAGCACGGCTTCTTCCCCTCAG ctcAGGCCACAGCAGCCTTCCAGGCCCGCTACTCAGACACCTTCCCCACCAAGGTGTGTCTGCAGCTCAAGATCCGCGAGGTCCGGCAGAAAATAATGCAGACGGCCACACCCGGGACCGCCGACCTCGGGGGACCCACCGGGGTTGCAGCAACCGGCAACGACCCTGCCTCCGCTGGTGCACTGGGCTCAGCCAATCCTCAGGCCCGAGAGGACATCGGGGCGGAGCCAGGGGAGAGACGTCGGAGCCCCGAGGAACCCAGGAGCGAGGCGTAG